A section of the Sphaerobacter thermophilus DSM 20745 genome encodes:
- a CDS encoding type II toxin-antitoxin system VapC family toxin, whose amino-acid sequence MAYLIDSDWVIDHLTGIPDASELLLRLAPAGIAISIITYMEVYQGVLMSTDQAAAELRFRELVETLPLLPLSPAVARRCAAVRADLRRQGRRVGGRALDLIIAATALEFNLTLVTRNLRDYRDIPGLSLLDLPTTRE is encoded by the coding sequence ATGGCCTACCTCATAGACAGCGACTGGGTCATCGACCATCTTACCGGTATCCCCGATGCAAGCGAACTCCTGCTTCGTCTGGCCCCGGCGGGAATCGCCATCAGCATCATCACCTACATGGAGGTCTACCAGGGTGTGCTCATGAGCACCGATCAGGCGGCTGCCGAGTTGCGCTTTCGCGAACTGGTTGAGACCCTGCCGCTGCTGCCCCTCTCACCGGCGGTAGCGCGTCGTTGTGCGGCGGTCCGGGCAGACCTGCGCAGGCAAGGCAGGCGAGTCGGCGGCCGGGCGCTCGACCTCATCATCGCGGCAACGGCTCTTGAGTTCAACCTGACGCTCGTTACCCGCAATCTCCGCGACTATCGAGACATCCCTGGCCTTTCTCTCCTCGACCTCCCCACAACCCGGGAGTAG
- a CDS encoding helix-turn-helix domain-containing protein — protein sequence MVHRERHEYISVSEAADYLAVSAAVVRRWVKAGRLRGHRVARLGIRLRRAEVVAFARELRAKDDTGLHTGPKDSAEIWAAYDPEAVRAALQRSAGTLVGVDPDTLIRDIHEARTQGESESPR from the coding sequence GTGGTGCACAGGGAGCGGCACGAATATATCAGCGTCTCAGAGGCGGCCGACTACCTGGCGGTCAGTGCCGCAGTCGTGCGCCGGTGGGTCAAGGCAGGGCGACTCCGGGGCCATCGCGTGGCGCGTCTTGGAATCCGTCTGCGCCGGGCGGAGGTTGTCGCCTTTGCCCGGGAACTGCGGGCGAAAGATGATACGGGGTTGCACACCGGTCCGAAAGACAGCGCCGAGATCTGGGCAGCGTACGATCCCGAAGCGGTCCGCGCGGCCCTGCAGCGGAGCGCCGGGACGCTTGTGGGCGTGGACCCCGACACGCTCATCCGCGATATCCATGAGGCTCGGACGCAGGGCGAGTCCGAGAGTCCCCGCTGA